Sequence from the Nymphaea colorata isolate Beijing-Zhang1983 chromosome 9, ASM883128v2, whole genome shotgun sequence genome:
ACAGTCGacagaaaaacaaggagaagtcattcattcattcactcacacactctctctcccaaCATAGCAATGCTGGATGAATTAACAAGATGGAATTggtaaaaatttcaatttttgggTTGCTTTGATGAAATTGAGTTTGTGTTCTTCTCTACTAAGTTACAATTTGATCCTTTTCAGTTCATTCGATTATTATCGGATAGCTGTTCGAGTAAATTAGAGTCGACCCAAACACGGGAAACGTATCGTCCCAACAACTGttcatttggatttgatataaAGATAGACGTGATAAAGTTAGGAAAGGAAAATTAACTGAAGGCCTTCATTAATTCTTTCCATTTAGTAAAATAAACTCTTACGCCTTTAACTCGAAAAAATCATACgttcaaaaacagaaaaaccatTGATTAATGGTGCAGGCCAGAAATAATTGAATCGGATCGAAACTCCTCATGAATCCTTGGCGTAGAAGGAAAAGACCATTGGAAAGCTGTTGAAAGGCGCATTGCTAGAAGACCAACTTGCAACTTGATAATTTGTCAATCAatagaatatttattattaCGTCCTTGCTCTGGTATGATGCCAAAAGTAAATGAAATGGATTAAATAAAAAGTTAAGATGTCACATATACATTGCTTGATCCAATGGACTTAAATATTAGGAAACCTATCTCTAACATGCATTTAATAATGTTAATCTTAGAGACAAACACAAGGTCCCATCTCTTTTTAGATTTGAAAAAGACAAGTCCTCATTGCTTCTCCTTACTTGGAGATTTTACATTGACTTTCAAACCTAAACAAACTTCAAGCTCAAACCGCAAATTGTGGAGTATTATTGCAACCTTGTACTTTCGAATatggttttcaaaaatttatttgcGTGGATATAATTTGCATAAATTAACAAGAACCTAGATTATattcatttgcttttctcttgCATCTACACGATGGGGGGCTCACTCTCTTGATGAAAAACAATTCAAAGTACTGCTTTGGATTCCATCAGTTGATCCACTgtactcatttttttctttgagctGATAGAGACGAGGTCTCCCCATCTCTTTCCACCGTCAGGAGGTTATGTGTTCGGGCCGATCCGTCTCCAATTATTTCTCATTTGTTGGATataaatctttcttttcataagaaatATATGAGCATGTTAAGCGACATCCAGTGCACATTTCAGCAACTGCAAGAACGAGTAATATATATGTTGCCTTGCCATTTCAAACAGTAATATAAATTAGTGCTTATTGTACATCACAAACTGctatttcttttaaaagaatcaaactacttaattttacCAAGTTTTGTCCGTAAAAACTgtggaagaaataaaaaaatcttgcaAGAAACTAAAAGTCGTATGTACTATTTTACCATCGCAAGTAAAATGACCTAACAAATAACTACGTATTACTGATTTTTCCAGTCTCATAGCTGGTGAAAGGGAATCAACGTATAATTTCTCGGCCACACACTTGGCAGCGCATGATAATTAAATTAATAGTCCTTTGATCACTCaggatttcttttcctttttgagaaATTCTCATTTAAGGTCTATTATGTTGCAAAATTCCCAAAACAAGCGTCATTTTGTGTTCCTAAGCCCTATTTTGGTTgatgacatttttaaaaatcaGAGTAAGAATAACATCATGGTGCTGGAACACCGGCAAAACTTTATGTTTTCCGACAACGTTTTCAGATGAAGAACGCCAGAAAAAGGAATCGATCGCTATCATTTTTAAACTCAAAGACTGATGTCAACTAAAGTTGCAGTGCAACGACAAGGTCGTCTCTCGTTTTGTGGTTATTAGGGAAAGTAAAAACTTGAACAAATGAGATCaacatgaatatatttttcctgTGCTACGGAGATCACCCTAAACATCAGCATCAATtgtcttatcttttttttttttaataccttGCGTTCGAGAAGGAGTTAAAACTTATCTAATCTTTAAGATATGTACGGCATATGATTGCCGCATATGCCTTAGCCACTTTATCACTTGTATCCGGATTCATATCTCCTTTTGAATGtggaaactatatatatataaataaaagaaaatatgatcaTCATATATGCTCGACTTCTCCAGCACCTTATGTTTCAATTTATGATTTTTGTTGGGCTACAGGAGCGATTCTAATTGTGGGCAGATTGAACTCCACTAGATTGGACATTTGGCCAATTACTTACTGTATGCATTGTTATATCTTTAGCAGTAAACCTGCTCAAGATTTCTTGAGAGAACCTCACTGCTTCACTGAGAGGCAGGGATTCTCTACCGACTACCATCCAAACTTCCTTGTCATGCTCCTCTTCTCTGGAACTAGGAGGAGGCTCAGGGCAGTAGCGCCCTTCCTAGGGGGAGGGCACATCCACTTCTAGAGAGGCCGGGGAACTTGAAACCCTAGCTTCGAAGAAGAGAAGGCTCGCACCGAAATCCCATCTCTTTCGGTCTTGCTCGAGGGATCTCGAGCTCTGGTTTAAGACAAGTGTAAATTTATGGTTGCACTCTTCAACTCGAGATTAGTACTTGCCACCATTTGTGACCACTAAGATTTGAAACCTTAACCCCTCTCTTTTTGTCAACCTCTTTGCTACTCGATTGCGATACACCCTTTAGATTAGATGTTCTTGTTTATTGGGAGTATTTCCATTTGTGCAAACAATCTATCGTACTTGCgtaatatattattttacacAAAGATAAGTTTTGAATGATGTAACTATATGGGCAAGAAGGGAAATCAAGACGTTGCTCGCATTCGCTGTTTGCATGGAAaaactttatttaatttttagttgTGGGGAAGGATGCTTTGTATCGCACGAGGAGTAACTTTTCCAATTTCTTCGCTCTCGGCCCACGCACATGCTGATCCgacttcccttttttttttttttccattttctttcgACGTTGAAAATTTAGGTTTCTTGCCTAATGATCTTGCGCTGTGCACCATGTTGCAAACACACGATTGAGTGTCCTAAAAATGCGAGAAATGTAGAAGGCCCTACATTCCATTGAATGGgaggtattttttttatatggcGAAATTCACCGCCTTTCTCTTCATCCTTAAGGTTTGAGTGGTCTTACAGTATAATCTTCAACTTAAGTGTCACATATATTACTTTTTGTAGTCCAACCAAGTTGCAACTATAGGAATTAATGTGAAGATATATTATCTGTTGACCAACCAACTCGACCGGCTATGCTTATGCTTTGTTTCTTGAGATTTCCACATTCCCTTTAAAATCCCCATTTCTCACAAcaatgaaatgttttttttatttttatttttttactttccaATCTAAGGCTTGGGGTGTAGactgaaaacaaagagaaaaatgctGTACACGTGCCTCTTGTTTACACTGAACTATTGAGTGGATTGATCACGTGAAACGCAATACAGTAAGTGCGTGGCAATTTTGGCCGCACAAGACGAGGAATTCATGTGCAGACATGAGCATCGGCTCCTTTGGCTTGGATCCATCTGATTCATGTGAAACCTTGGTCACTCACGCATTTCgacatgcatattaaatttATTGATATTCTTATGAGACCTTGACCAATTATTGACGAGTCTATTATATAAacgtatacatacatataaattttacaAGGAAATACAATATGAGATCCCTAGGGATGGTCATAGTGGTTATTAGCTTTTGAACTGCTAAAATCTAACTTCTGCccagttttcttttcatttttgtgtttgttaGGTTCAACAAGTTTTGTTTGAGAAGAACAGAAATGGAGAATCTGATTATGCAGAACAAGTGTAGGCAATTTTGAGCAACTTGATTTGTAAAGATCTcaatttgtgtttgtttgtgtgtgAACCCTGAATTATGCGTGTACCAAGTCTTCTCAATTAGATTAATACAAAAGCAAACATTTCACATGTTGTGGACCAATTTTGACTGCATTTGCAAGGTGAATGTTAAGAGGCATTTGTCCAGTTAGGCTAGAAAAGCATGTTGAAGCAATCAAAACTAGGTTGACTAGAAAATTATGTAATCAAAATGGGCTTGCCTGTGTTATAGAGATAGGGCAAAATAGACCCAATGGGAAGAGACTCTCGCGCTAACCATAGTAAAGGGAAAACTTGAGATCCAATAATGCAAATGGTcaatctttttcctttgttttaagtCCAGTAGCATCATCTTCACAATTGTGGAGCAATATAGACTattggttgtcctggttcctagttTTTTTAAGGGTTGAAACCAAAACTGTTAAGAGCAAGTAGAGACTCTCAAATCATGGTTCTGAGCTTGGAATGAGAGTTGGCCGGGATGTTATGTCAATTACATTAACAATTGTACATGTTAGAATATCAAGTAAAGGGCAAATGGTcaatctttttcctttgttttaagtCCAGTAGCATCATCTTCACAATTGTGTAGCAATATAGACTattggttgtcctggttcctagttTTTTTAGTGGTTGAAACCAAAACTGTTAAGAGCAAGTAGAGATTCTCAAATCATGGTCCTGAGCTTGGAATGAGAGTTGGCCGGGATGTTACGTCAATTACATTAACAATTGTACATGTTAGAATATCAAGTAAAGGGCAGATGGTcaatctttttcctttgttttaagtCCAGTAGCATCATCTTCACAATTGTGTAGCAATATAGACTATTTGAGACCTAAATGCTACTCAAGATATATATTAAACTAGTATTTCCTGCCATTATGCTGTTCATGCTTTCTCACTGGGATGTCCTTATAAGGCTCAGTGGTAGGGACCTGCCCGGAGTTTTCATTCTTGAAGGGTTTGTCATCATTAGAAACTAACATCTCATGTCTGTAGTTCTCTTCTAGTCTTTCAAAATTTCCTGGTTTGTGACATGTTAACGTGATCTAAACTTGTATTTCAAGATCTGCCGTCAGCTGTTCAGGGAATTGCAGATCACTGGCTGTGTTTCATCTTGATCTCACTTACATGCTTAGCTACGCCCATTATACGATCTTGGCGGTCCGCTTTTAGACTAAATTCAAGAGAAGACAAGGAAGTGGACCTTGTTAAATTAATGGTTTGTCTTAATCTAGAACTAAGTCAGGGACAAAGACAATCAGGTGCCCTTTCTGTTAAGTCAAAACAAGGCATTTACAGTCACGGAGCTTTCAAATTTAGAGTTCCTAAAGCTTGTTCTGTTTAAATTTTGTACGATAGATAGTGAGAGTAATTGAGTTAGATTTTGTTGAATATGGGGATTACCCCAAGATCGAACGGAAAACCATAACCATTTGGTCAATAATATGCATCATTAGGTCAGTTCTTCTAAAGATTTTAGGAACTTCTTATTAGCAAGGATGCAGAAAATAGTAGGAAATAATTTTGGATCATCTCAATCATTTAATGGACACCCCATGCTCTATCATCTTTTTTTGGAAGCCGGATCTTATtataatttccttttcattaatAAAATTTGCATCCCCATTCAGTTGGACCATTCACATTCAATCTACATGCGTGAAACCGGCAAGGTAACGTGATAATTTCCCCAATCccatcaacatttttcaattacAAAAGAATCTTTCGTTTCTCTTCGATTCATCTACTCATTTTCCGGTAAGAGAAGATTGTAGACGATCTGCGCGGTCTAATGGTGGTCAATCCAACTACCAGTGGCAACAGCCGATGTGGATCTGAAGACGGAAAGAACTAATTAGTGCCACCCAAAAGCGCAACCTGTCTCCGTTTCTTTCTCTAAACACAAAGGCGTCCCTTGTCCTTGAGCGATCGATTGTACCaatcaatcaaaagaaaagctGCCGCCGGGCAGGACGCCGGCGGCCTCAGGTGACATGGCCGGAAGGGGCTTGAGTGGTGCTTCGGGAGTCAACCTGGTCACGTCCGTAAAGCCAAAAAGACACATGATCATCAGATGTCCCCATCTTGAAAAAACCAGTGATTGTTTGGTTTTACACGGTCGGTTTTCATCTCGCTCCGGCGCCGAAGACTCAGGCACAAAATCTGTTATTTATTTCATCTCTCACCATTCTGCGAGGTTGCACCAACATTTACGTCACTCAGTGGAGGAGAGGGAGTCTCTCACTTCGATCCGTAAAAATTAATACGGTATTAAATACGCTAGGAGACAGATGACGAAAGGGGCCGATCGACCGCAGAGCAGGGCCACGTGGACGGCGATGATCTGTCTGTAGCCGAGTAAAGACGGGTTTTAATtagaaatatattatttaaaaaaaaaaattgtgccaGACTGACCAGAGAGTCAAGGGGGTGGGTCGGCTGATCATGAGTTAAGAGGGCTTGACCCATGGTTAACCATCTGTGGTCAAGTCAGTGGTGCGGTCTGCCGCCATACccgttgtttttttatttttatttttattttccgaggatttctgattttttttttttggaatttttattgaAGTAGTGATTTCGGGTTTATTTATTTCGGGAAGGAAAAGGCGGGGCCCTTTCCGAGCGCTGTCTTTCCTTCTCTCCATCGGCAGAGTGAGAGAGAGCGAAGCCGCTTTGGACGGCACGCCCCGGGACCATCGTCCTCCGCGCCGCGATCTGCTGCCGGAATTGCTTTTTCCGGAGGGTAACAACGACTGGCTTGCTTCTGAGCTCGAATTCTCCGGCACCAAATGGTTGGAAGACGTTGGTGCCTCAGTGTTCGGATGTCAAGAATGGTAAGATGGGTAGGTTGAGCTTTTGACTACCGGGCTCGAACCGGTAGGTGGGGTTCCAGTTTTAGGCCAAGCTCGTCGGAGGGCAGCCGCAACTCTTCTCCGGCGACGGTGGTGATGGAGCTCTGTCGGGTTTTGTTGGCGAGGACGTGAAGTGAGAAGAGTGAGGGTTGGTAGAGTATTCGTCACTGGTTTCTTGGGGCTTTCGATGAGAATTCGTTGGCGGGAGTAACAGAGGAGATTCAGAGTCGGTGGGGATCGGGAAGGAGGTGTTGAGACCGGTTGGTGGTTTTCCAGCCGGAATTTTCTTGTTCGGGCGGGAGCAGAGTGATGCTGGTGGAGGCAGTGGAGGAATTGGAGAAGTCTTCAACCATGACAGCATCCAACGTGACATCGGCGTCCGGCGAGGCGAGCGTCTCGTCGGGCGGCGGCAATCAGAACCAGAACCAGGAGGCCCCTGCTCCAGCGGCTCCTGCTGCTCCGCCGCCGAAACGAAAGAGAAATCTGCCCGGAATGCCAGGTACGAAGGAAGCGGAACGAGTCCCGCTGGGAGGcccttttcccttctcttttatTTCCCCCCTCTGATTGTGGAGCAATTCGTCCTCTTTGCTGCTTCATCCTGTCATTCATTTTTACTGCAGATCCAGATGCGGAGGTGATTGCCCTTTCGCCGAAGACGTTGATGGCGACGAACCGATTCGTGTGCGAGATCTGCAACAAGGGGTTCCAGAGGGACCAGAACCTTCAGCTGCATAGGAGAGGGCACAACTTGCCGTGGAAGCTCCGGCAGAGGACGAGCAAGGAGGTGAAGAAACGGGTGTACGTCTGCCCGGAGACAACGTGCGTCCACCACGATCCAGCGAGGGCTTTGGGGGACCTAACGGGGATTAAAAAGCACTTCTGCCGTAAACATGGGGAGAAGAAGTGGAAGTGCGACAAGTGTTCCAAGAAATACGCCGTCCAATCCGATTGGAAGGCTCACACCAAGACCTGCGGCACCCGCGAGTATCGTTGCGATTGCGGCACCTTGTTCTCGAGGTCCAAGGGTTCTCCTCTTTCCCTTcgtcttctcctttttttttttttctttttctccttctctggTTGAGCTCTATTGCTCCTCTGCTCTTCTTCCAATTGGAGGGGGGATTATTCTAATTCTCATGGGGGCTTTCCTCTTTTTGCATTGATATACTTGTATAGGAGGGATAGCTTCATTACCCACCGAGCGTTCTGCGACGCGTTGGCTGAGGAGAGTGCGAAGGCGCATACGGTGGTGGAAAGCGCCCCCGCCGCTCCCGCGGTGCCGGCGACCTCCTCCTCGGAGGATACCAATAACTCCAAATCGAAAACGGGAGTTGCTGCTGCCCCTGCCGCCCAACGTGTGGATTCTAGCAATTCAGCCCTCGGGGCTgcacctcctcctcctgcttccACTCCTGCGGCACCTCTCGCGGCGCCTCATGGCCCTCATCTCCCTACGCAGCAAGGTGAGAGTGCGGCCAAACATTTATATGCATACAATACAAAACCACCAAAAACACCACCACCATAAAAACTCTTTTGTTGCATTGCTGCTTGTTCCTTCATGTTTGCCCGTAAATTTAGTTTGGACTTTTGTCTGATATGTTTGTTAAGTATCGATGATGATGTTGGATTTTTGGGAGAATTATAACACGATCAATCAACATAAGCGTTGAGCGTCGTCCCTCCCGCCTCCTTCTCCactcctccctttctctctttctctctcttgtttgttTGTAATATCAAGTGAATAGTTTTTTATTAGACGCAGTGCCCAATAATGACAGGAGGGAAGAgattaaaaatattctttagATTGGTGGAACTAAAAGGTTCCCATGAAAGCTTCAGAGTTTCCGGAGTCGCACTTGTTTAGCCTGTGGTTCTCTGGCTTCTAGCAATCCTTTTTCACTGGGCTTTTGCTTtgccttttcctctctctctctctctctctctctcttgttgatGTGCTTGGAGGAAGcctcttttgtttgtttaagtATTAGGTGAGGTGTGCACCATATGAACATCGGGTTTgaatttgctttttcttttgttcttttctagAGAGTGGCGACTCCAGCGGGTTCTTGCAGCCAATTGTGAGCAACAATGGAGGTGGTGGCAACAGCATCTTCGCGGCCCTCATGGGCTCAGGAGGGGTGCACACGCAGCCGCAGGGTTTCACCGACCTCATTGGTGCCATGGCTCGAGGCGAACGTGCTGCATCTGGATGCTCGACTTCGACTTCATCGTCTTCCTCCCTTGCTCCACTTGCGCTCTGCCTCTCGTCCTCTGCATCCCCCGTAGGGCCGTCCACCCCGGCCAGTATGGCGGCATTGTTCCCTCCCGTGGCTCAATCACAGAACCATCACCAATTCGCTCCTCAACCGCCTCACATGTCCGCGACGGCATTGTTGCAGAAAGCAGCGCAGATGGGTGCAACATCTAGCAGTTGTTCTCTATTCCGGGGATTTAGCCTTGCAtcaccatcttcttcatcttcatcagcGCTGCAACAGGATCAGTGGGTGGACAGTTTGCAGCAGCCGCGTACAACCGCGGGTTTGGGGCTTGGCTTGATGTCAGTTCCCTCGTTGAGCTATGCGGGCCACAACGAGGACATGGGCATGCCCGAACTAATGGCTACCTCCATTTTCGGATCGCCGGTGACGATTCCGAAGCCTACCACACTGGATTTCCTTGGACTCGGAATGGGCGGTGCCGCTCCAAGTGGTCTATCCGCGCTCATTACATCGATGAATGGTGGCAATAGTGGTGGTCTCGACATGGCAGCTGCCACCTCGTTCGGTGGTGGCGGCGGTGCATCTCGTAACGGCGCCGGAAGTTCTCCCGGGAAGTCTTGGGATGGCAGCTGAAAGTGTCTTGTTTGGCGGTTGTTTTTCTTGGCGTCTAGTAATTGTGGCTGTAGAAAGAGAGGTATGACTAGCAATTGGTCTTGCAACTTTGTTGGATGACGAGAATGCGTTTGGCGTAGTGGCCGTAGACGAAAGACGAGAAGGCTGAAAGGAAAACGATCCTCTCATCTTCAACGAAGAGAAGCTCTTTGCTCTCCTCGGCTCCCTTCCAGTAAGGGAAGATAATCAAAagcccccctctctctctgtctctttgcTCTTCAGGCAGTAGTAcacttttgtttatttattttccttcccGTATAGAGCAAATGTCATGTACATAACAATGTGTTCTTTTGAAATGATGGTGCattttctcactctctcttctatgtTGGGGAGGATTCCTTACTTATTCGTCCTTAAGGAAAAGGGGATGACAAGATTCAACGCAGATTGTGGCAGGGCAATGAAATCCTGCCAAATCTCACTTTCTTCCTCCGTGAAAATGATGTACAGATTGAGCTCGTCATgtcctcctctttttcttttaagcgttttcttttttccttccccAGTTCCActtctcctcctcttttctACGCTCCCCTCTGCGCTCTGCACTAGTCTGTATGTACTACTGTTAGAGTTGCCAGTTTATTTTATTGCTCGACCTTTATGTACTCGATGATCGgcctcctcttctcttcctgtCAATCTGAAAGGAACTAGCTTAGGGAAAGAGACAGGAGCcagcattttcattttcacctcatcgatttttttttttttttgttcttgtccaAGTGACTAAGTAAGTCAATGAAGATGCTAAAAAAATTAGAGGCAGCATTGGTGGGGAGCGGGCAGGTGGGCTTGTCTTCCTTGGAAGTCGATCTTGGGATGAAGCCCACCTTTATCCGTCATCTCTGTCgtttttcaattaatttactTGTTTCCGCGTGTCCTTTTCTTGTGTGCTGGCTTTGTTTTTTAGCTCGCCGTGAGGCGGTCTGTTGTCGTCTAGTGCCTTCCCGGAATATCTTTCTTTTGCCCTctctcgttttcttttttccaggagacggaaggaaaggaaaaagaagttcTGCACATCATGAATTGTGGATGCACAGATGATACATGAGGTTGGCGATCAGATTTGACCGGCGGGTGGGGATCGGCGGGAAGGTGGGGTCCATCgtgcttccttttttttgttcttcttttctgcGCTCTGCGCTCTGTAGAGTAATAACTATCAGTCGCCTTGCATCCGTGGAGGTCACCTCCTCACCGTAATAATTGAGTCCATCATATCCTTCCCTTCTGTTTTAACTCTGTAATCCGAAAAAGGTCgaagaataaaaagaaggaagaaagaaagtggATCAGACGATCATTGAGCCGTGCCTCGCTTCACCACCTGGCCAGGAAAGCAGGATGAATCAGAACCCAAGCAGTGCGAACCAAATGCTATAATTTCGGTGTCCAGACTAATCTGGAATGGTCGAACGCAGTAAGCATCGGTTCTGATTTCATATAAGAAAGCGTCGCTTTGATCGTTATTAGAGTAATTGTATAAATACCAAATCTACAGATTGGGcgattaaattcaatttttgattTTTACTTTAGTAAGGATCTGTTTGgtaaatgaaactataactattttatgaatttgtctcgAAAGTTAAAATAAACTACTTTACTAAGGATCCATCCGATTCTTAGTATTTGATTGGACTGAGTTACCGAGTCAACCTGCTGACCCAGGTGACAGCAAGTTGACAGTCCATCCAAGTCTGGTTCTCGATTTTCCCAACTATCTTTGGATTACTTTTTTCTTGGAAGACAGCCATCTATAAGTGCGACTCAAAGAAAGAAAGTGTTGGTGGGGCTCGGCCAGTGAACACGAATAAGAATTGCGTTCTCATAAGGGCTGAGAGTACTGATTATTGGAGTCGTCCAGTAAACTTGGAAGCCTCATTTAAAATTTGGCCCCAATTGATGGAGATCGCCCCGTCCTCCGGCACCGGAATGGCCCGTCGTTGACAGTAAGTGATCAAGAAATGGATAAAAAATGGTTAACATCTGGCTAAACAGCAAAAAAACGTTCGAGTTCTGCTCGCCCCATTGATCAAGTATCACAtcataatatatagacaatctgaaggaaattttttgaaacttaAAGCACGTCTTGGTAGTCGAAAGTGTCCATTAATTCTCATCACCTTCTTTTGTACGTTCCTCTCGCTAATGCTTCATGTTTGAGAGCTTCGACTCCTGGATCATATCctgagagaaagaaaacttaAACCAGTAAGTGGATTTCGAAGGCCATTTTCTTTGTCGAATTGAATTCTGCACAGAGATGCGCTTTTACCAGTGTGAGAATAGATGGGCAACACAACAGGGATCTCTCTCCGAATGAGACAAGCGAATGATACGAAAATGACGACAGAAATTATAATGTATAAGGTGCTCAACAGCTAGGATTTTTAATTAGTAACAGTAAAAGTGAAGCTGCAGAGCTGAATTTTCCTCTAGTTGCCGCCATGGcagatgagaaaaagagaaaaaaaaaagcgagcAGAACAAAGCGAGACTCTGCAAATTGACGTGTCTTTCTGACTCTGTCCATTGGAAATTGGTATTGGTATAGCCACTGCTACATGTTAGTGTGCATGTGcaacctctctccctctctcgctcagTGTTTATCAGTGGGCAGTAGCATACTGGGTCTCAATTAATGGCTGATGGTGAAGGTTCAGTTAAGGCAGCGAGGGGCGATGGCAAGTAGGTGACTTTCGTCAGGAGTAGTGGGGGTGCCAGCCGACGGGCTCATAAATGGGCTGAGACCTGGCCTGCCCTGGCTTGGGCCACGCCACTAGTGAAAACTCATCATGCGTCACCAAACTACCATTAATGGCGGCATTAGTTGGGGATCGGCTGCAGATAAGAGCATCTACGTACATGCCCATATGGCTGCATTACTACGTGATGCATCCCTTTCCCACTTGTGGAAACTACTGTGCACGCAGAGGACTCTGCAGCCTCAAACTTTGCATCGATTCGCTGCCTGTATCAATCCTTGAGCTTGGGattgctaccaagtttatggCGGGCGGGTCATTCATGGAGTCTGTCTCTCTCCAT
This genomic interval carries:
- the LOC116260518 gene encoding zinc finger protein GAI-ASSOCIATED FACTOR 1-like, producing MLVEAVEELEKSSTMTASNVTSASGEASVSSGGGNQNQNQEAPAPAAPAAPPPKRKRNLPGMPDPDAEVIALSPKTLMATNRFVCEICNKGFQRDQNLQLHRRGHNLPWKLRQRTSKEVKKRVYVCPETTCVHHDPARALGDLTGIKKHFCRKHGEKKWKCDKCSKKYAVQSDWKAHTKTCGTREYRCDCGTLFSRRDSFITHRAFCDALAEESAKAHTVVESAPAAPAVPATSSSEDTNNSKSKTGVAAAPAAQRVDSSNSALGAAPPPPASTPAAPLAAPHGPHLPTQQESGDSSGFLQPIVSNNGGGGNSIFAALMGSGGVHTQPQGFTDLIGAMARGERAASGCSTSTSSSSSLAPLALCLSSSASPVGPSTPASMAALFPPVAQSQNHHQFAPQPPHMSATALLQKAAQMGATSSSCSLFRGFSLASPSSSSSSALQQDQWVDSLQQPRTTAGLGLGLMSVPSLSYAGHNEDMGMPELMATSIFGSPVTIPKPTTLDFLGLGMGGAAPSGLSALITSMNGGNSGGLDMAAATSFGGGGGASRNGAGSSPGKSWDGS